The following proteins are encoded in a genomic region of Arcobacter cloacae:
- a CDS encoding c-type cytochrome, whose translation MKTKYISLIVIFFIIVIFIIFSNRNNDTGRWYSEKQVKLGEQVFLKNCASCHGEKAEKTINWKKTLSDGSYPPPPLNDTAHAWHHPKWQLIEIITNGGAKYDGKMPPFKNILTNEEKEDAIAYFQSLWSDEFYNLWLEGGGLKKKSER comes from the coding sequence TTGAAAACTAAATATATAAGTTTAATAGTAATTTTTTTTATAATAGTTATTTTTATAATATTTTCAAATAGAAATAATGATACGGGAAGATGGTATAGTGAAAAACAAGTTAAGCTTGGAGAACAAGTATTTCTGAAAAATTGTGCCTCATGTCATGGAGAAAAAGCAGAAAAAACTATTAATTGGAAAAAAACTTTATCAGATGGCTCATATCCTCCACCACCATTAAATGACACTGCTCATGCATGGCATCATCCAAAGTGGCAATTAATTGAGATAATAACTAATGGTGGTGCAAAGTATGACGGTAAAATGCCTCCATTTAAAAATATATTAACTAATGAAGAAAAAGAGGATGCAATTGCATATTTTCAATCTTTATGGAGTGATGAATTTTATAATCTTTGGTTAGAAGGAGGAGGATTAAAAAAGAAAAGTGAGAGATAA
- a CDS encoding FixH family protein: protein MKAVQKVLLGLGLFIGSAYAQDVSNVIHSPGYIKDYSVNIKSDEHLKQGINQITIKFTHDGHTHNDLKSKLTVYAPDNTTLSYEGENTKTNGKYQYNVNLKDKGTYTYVLTFSHKVGVTKSKRGSFIVN, encoded by the coding sequence ATGAAAGCCGTACAAAAAGTATTATTGGGATTAGGATTATTTATAGGTAGTGCATATGCGCAAGATGTCTCAAATGTAATTCATAGTCCAGGTTATATCAAAGACTATAGTGTAAATATAAAATCTGATGAGCATTTAAAACAAGGTATTAATCAAATAACTATAAAATTTACACACGATGGGCATACTCATAATGATTTAAAATCTAAATTAACTGTTTATGCACCTGATAATACAACTTTATCTTATGAAGGTGAAAATACTAAAACAAATGGTAAATACCAATATAATGTAAATTTAAAAGATAAAGGTACATATACTTATGTTTTAACATTTAGTCATAAAGTAGGTGTAACAAAATCAAAAAGAGGTTCATTTATTGTTAATTAA
- a CDS encoding heavy metal translocating P-type ATPase, with protein sequence MSKEIIKINISGMTCVNCSNGIEKAVNKLDGLLSSKVSFASNEGEFEIENKLLDKESLFNKIRKLGYGVEENLEALEKSKLIAYNKLKYNFFISISLTIIILYFMLFPLQNLLNNQYIMFSLATVIQFYSGRRFYTLAYKAVSNKNYDMNVLVALGTSAAYFYSVFVVFFPSLFPENLRFLYFDGAAVIISFILLGRLLEERSKAKATDFLKKLMDLAPLNATLISEDGSFKTILATQLKIGDKVLIKTGEKISTDAVIVKGSADIDTSMITGEYMPIYKTIGDEVISGTLNTNGIIEVVVLRESKDTTLSKIVALLSTAQSKKLPISRFADDVANIFVPIVIAISILTFLAWYFIVGDALNAILASISVLIISCPCALGLATPIAIVSSVGKAAQEGILIRNPEILEIIKDIKYAVFDKTGTLTSGIISVKDAIYEEKYLDILASLETKSEHPISKAIVNFAKNKNIPLNIELEDIELVPGLGISAIYEKKMVLIGSLSFLKNNGIKLDTKYLDFYNNSLKDGAGVILASIEKECIAVFALEDSIKNGAKELIADLKAKNIIPILLTGDNEITANYVAKKLNIDKVYSQVLPDEKYKVIIELQQDAKVMFVGDGINDSPSIKQADIGITLNSGSDITKDAGDIILINNELKAVLKSINLSIESMKIIKQNLFWAFIYNIGGIPLAAGVFYPILGVMLTPMYAGIAMSFSSVTVVLNSLRLKFKKI encoded by the coding sequence ATGTCAAAAGAAATAATAAAAATAAATATTTCGGGAATGACTTGTGTAAATTGTTCAAATGGAATTGAGAAAGCTGTTAATAAACTTGATGGCTTACTCTCTTCAAAAGTAAGTTTTGCTTCAAACGAAGGTGAATTTGAAATTGAAAATAAACTTTTAGATAAAGAATCTTTGTTCAATAAAATCAGAAAGTTAGGTTATGGAGTTGAAGAGAATTTAGAGGCTTTAGAAAAGTCTAAATTAATTGCTTACAATAAACTAAAATATAATTTCTTTATAAGTATCTCACTCACAATCATAATACTTTATTTTATGTTATTTCCTCTTCAAAATTTGCTAAACAATCAATATATTATGTTTTCACTTGCAACTGTTATTCAATTTTATTCAGGAAGAAGATTTTATACTCTAGCATATAAGGCTGTAAGTAATAAAAATTATGATATGAATGTTTTAGTTGCACTAGGAACTAGTGCTGCATATTTTTACTCTGTTTTTGTAGTATTTTTCCCTTCATTATTTCCTGAAAATCTAAGATTTTTATATTTTGATGGTGCTGCTGTTATAATTAGTTTTATTCTTTTAGGACGATTACTTGAAGAGCGTTCAAAAGCAAAAGCTACTGATTTCTTAAAAAAACTTATGGACTTAGCTCCTTTAAATGCAACACTTATTTCTGAAGATGGCAGTTTTAAAACTATTTTAGCAACACAACTCAAAATAGGTGATAAAGTTCTAATAAAAACTGGTGAAAAAATATCAACTGATGCAGTTATTGTAAAAGGTAGTGCAGATATTGATACATCTATGATTACAGGTGAATATATGCCTATTTATAAAACTATTGGAGATGAAGTAATTTCTGGAACTTTAAATACAAATGGAATTATAGAAGTAGTAGTTTTAAGAGAATCAAAAGATACAACCTTATCAAAAATAGTTGCACTATTAAGTACCGCTCAAAGTAAAAAACTTCCTATAAGTAGATTTGCTGATGATGTTGCAAATATTTTTGTTCCTATTGTTATTGCTATTTCTATACTCACTTTTTTGGCTTGGTATTTTATAGTTGGTGATGCTCTTAATGCTATATTAGCTTCAATTTCTGTTTTAATAATTTCTTGCCCTTGTGCTTTGGGACTTGCAACTCCTATTGCAATAGTAAGTTCTGTTGGAAAAGCTGCACAAGAAGGAATTTTAATACGGAATCCTGAGATATTAGAAATTATAAAAGATATAAAATACGCAGTATTTGATAAAACTGGAACTTTAACAAGTGGAATTATAAGCGTTAAAGATGCTATTTATGAAGAAAAATATTTAGATATTCTAGCTTCTTTAGAAACTAAAAGTGAACATCCTATTTCAAAAGCAATAGTAAATTTTGCAAAAAATAAAAATATACCATTAAATATTGAACTTGAAGATATAGAACTGGTACCAGGACTTGGTATTAGTGCAATTTATGAAAAGAAAATGGTATTGATTGGTTCTCTATCTTTCTTAAAAAATAATGGTATTAAATTAGATACTAAATATTTAGATTTTTATAATAACTCTTTAAAAGATGGAGCAGGAGTTATTTTAGCATCTATAGAAAAAGAATGTATTGCTGTTTTTGCTTTAGAAGATAGTATAAAAAATGGAGCAAAAGAATTAATTGCCGATTTAAAAGCAAAAAATATTATTCCTATATTATTAACAGGAGATAATGAAATTACAGCAAATTATGTTGCCAAAAAACTAAATATAGATAAAGTATATTCTCAAGTTCTTCCAGATGAAAAATATAAAGTAATAATAGAACTTCAACAAGATGCAAAAGTAATGTTTGTAGGAGATGGTATAAATGATTCACCTTCAATTAAACAAGCAGATATTGGAATTACTTTAAATTCTGGTTCTGATATTACAAAGGATGCAGGAGATATTATTTTAATAAACAATGAGCTAAAAGCTGTATTAAAAAGCATAAACTTATCAATTGAATCAATGAAAATTATTAAACAAAATTTATTTTGGGCTTTTATTTATAATATAGGTGGTATTCCTCTAGCAGCAGGTGTTTTTTATCCTATTCTTGGTGTTATGTTGACTCCAATGTATGCAGGAATTGCTATGAGTTTTTCATCTGTAACTGTTGTATTAAATTCATTACGTTTAAAATTTAAAAAGATTTAG
- a CDS encoding heavy-metal-associated domain-containing protein translates to MKKTFKANNISCKSCVNLIKGSLEDSFGEIEVNLNTSPKEVTLEISTEEQEVTFKKEMQELGFEIIDN, encoded by the coding sequence ATGAAAAAAACATTTAAAGCAAATAACATCTCTTGCAAGAGCTGTGTAAATCTTATTAAAGGTTCGTTAGAAGATAGTTTTGGAGAGATTGAAGTAAATTTAAATACTTCACCAAAAGAAGTTACTCTCGAAATTTCAACTGAAGAACAAGAAGTTACATTTAAAAAAGAGATGCAAGAACTAGGATTTGAAATAATAGACAATTAA
- a CDS encoding copper resistance protein B, whose protein sequence is MKKLLLATSLLGFITTNSFAMEGEGDIFRSSLVVDKLEYQFSDEKATNWDVYGYAGYDINKIYIYSEGEKVKNESANSENQLVYSRAISPFWDAQIGIGYDKNNEAHQTWGIIGLQGLSQYFFETRTTLLLGEDGNMGLKTQAEYDALLTQKLILTPSIQLSAYTKDNEEMGIGSGFSNITIGTRLRYEITREFAPYIGIEWNKNLGNTNDISSLDEVYAVAGVRFWF, encoded by the coding sequence ATGAAAAAATTATTATTAGCAACATCTCTATTGGGATTTATTACAACAAATAGTTTTGCAATGGAAGGTGAAGGAGATATTTTTAGAAGTTCTTTAGTTGTAGATAAACTTGAATATCAATTTAGTGATGAGAAAGCTACTAATTGGGATGTATATGGATATGCAGGTTATGATATAAATAAGATTTATATTTATTCAGAAGGTGAGAAAGTTAAAAATGAATCTGCAAATAGTGAAAACCAATTAGTTTATTCAAGAGCAATTTCTCCTTTTTGGGATGCTCAGATAGGTATTGGTTATGATAAAAATAATGAAGCTCATCAAACTTGGGGTATTATAGGATTACAAGGATTATCTCAATATTTCTTTGAAACAAGAACTACTCTTTTATTAGGTGAAGATGGAAATATGGGATTAAAAACTCAAGCTGAATACGATGCATTATTAACACAAAAGCTTATATTAACCCCAAGTATTCAATTATCTGCTTATACAAAAGATAATGAAGAAATGGGTATTGGAAGCGGATTCTCAAATATTACAATAGGTACAAGATTAAGATATGAAATTACAAGAGAATTCGCACCTTATATAGGAATTGAATGGAATAAGAATTTAGGAAATACAAATGATATTTCATCATTAGATGAAGTATATGCAGTAGCAGGTGTGAGATTCTGGTTTTAA
- a CDS encoding copper resistance system multicopper oxidase: MQTINRRTFVKGVIATSLLVSAPITLSANSKISTRIKTTELSGNVFNLSIEKIAVNITGNPSIAKTVNGMLSGPTLRWKEGDTVTINVTNNLNEDTSIHWHGIILPASMDGVPGFSNFNGIKPGETFTYKFPILQSGTYWYHSHSGFQEQEGVFGAIIIEPKIKDPYEYDREYVISLSDWSDEKPSSVYRKIKLSSSYYNFKQRTVGDFIDEVKEKGFFEAFSERKMWNEMKMTDRDISDVSGYTYTYLMNGENPATGFKALFKNGEKIRLRFINSAAMTFFDVRIPGLKMTVVAADGNNIQPVTVDEFRIGVAETYDVIVEPEVNKAYSIFAQSIDRSGYALGALTFDEKVIAQTPQMDAFPILTHADMGMGGTSDNNSEHDMSTMETQKPAKQESAMKCGAGMDMSSMEKPKPIMNHSMMGHDMSTMNSNQKKEIPITKLEESTGVQVDAVAMNPQYRLSDPGVGLRNNGRRVLTYADLKSLTPTTNDKYPDREIILRLTGNMERYMWSINGITYKDAKPLEFKYGERLRITYINDTMMNHPMHLHGMWSDLETGDDNYLPRKHTIVVQPGSKISFRVNVDAKGSWAYHCHLLYHMTDMFRKVIVS; this comes from the coding sequence ATGCAAACTATAAATAGAAGAACTTTTGTAAAAGGTGTGATTGCAACAAGCTTACTTGTAAGTGCTCCAATAACTCTAAGTGCAAATTCTAAAATATCAACTCGAATAAAAACTACTGAATTAAGTGGAAATGTATTTAATTTAAGCATTGAAAAAATAGCAGTAAATATTACTGGCAATCCAAGTATTGCAAAAACAGTAAATGGAATGCTAAGTGGTCCGACTCTTAGATGGAAAGAAGGTGACACAGTTACAATAAATGTCACTAATAATCTTAATGAAGATACTTCTATTCATTGGCATGGAATTATTTTACCTGCTTCTATGGATGGTGTTCCTGGATTTAGCAACTTTAATGGTATTAAACCAGGAGAAACTTTTACTTATAAATTTCCAATACTTCAAAGTGGAACTTATTGGTATCATTCACACTCTGGTTTTCAAGAGCAAGAAGGTGTTTTTGGAGCAATTATAATTGAACCAAAAATAAAAGACCCATATGAATATGATAGAGAATATGTAATCTCATTATCAGATTGGTCAGATGAAAAACCATCTTCAGTTTACAGAAAAATTAAACTTTCTTCTTCTTATTATAACTTCAAACAACGAACAGTTGGTGATTTTATTGATGAAGTAAAAGAAAAAGGTTTCTTTGAAGCATTTAGTGAAAGAAAAATGTGGAATGAAATGAAAATGACAGATAGAGATATTTCAGATGTATCAGGATATACATATACATATTTAATGAATGGTGAGAATCCAGCTACAGGGTTTAAAGCATTATTTAAAAATGGTGAGAAAATTAGATTAAGATTTATAAATAGTGCAGCTATGACATTTTTTGATGTAAGAATTCCTGGTCTTAAAATGACAGTAGTTGCAGCGGATGGGAATAATATTCAACCAGTAACTGTTGATGAATTTAGAATAGGAGTTGCTGAAACTTATGATGTAATAGTAGAACCTGAAGTAAATAAAGCTTATTCGATTTTTGCTCAAAGTATTGATAGAAGTGGATATGCTCTTGGAGCTTTAACTTTTGATGAAAAAGTAATTGCTCAAACTCCACAAATGGATGCATTCCCAATATTAACACATGCAGATATGGGTATGGGAGGGACTAGTGATAATAATTCAGAACATGATATGTCGACTATGGAAACTCAAAAACCTGCTAAACAAGAAAGTGCTATGAAATGTGGAGCAGGAATGGATATGTCTAGTATGGAAAAACCAAAACCTATAATGAATCATTCTATGATGGGACATGATATGTCAACTATGAATAGTAATCAGAAAAAAGAAATACCAATTACTAAACTTGAAGAATCAACAGGTGTTCAAGTAGATGCAGTAGCAATGAATCCACAATATAGACTTAGTGACCCAGGAGTAGGACTTAGAAATAATGGAAGAAGAGTTTTAACATACGCAGATTTAAAATCATTAACTCCTACAACTAATGATAAATATCCTGATAGAGAGATAATTTTAAGACTTACAGGAAATATGGAAAGATATATGTGGTCTATTAATGGTATAACTTATAAAGATGCAAAACCTTTAGAGTTCAAATATGGAGAAAGATTAAGAATAACATATATTAATGACACGATGATGAATCATCCTATGCATTTACATGGTATGTGGAGTGATTTAGAAACAGGTGATGACAATTATTTACCGAGAAAACATACAATTGTTGTACAACCAGGTTCAAAAATAAGTTTTAGAGTAAATGTAGATGCAAAAGGTTCTTGGGCTTATCATTGTCATTTACTTTATCATATGACTGATATGTTCAGAAAAGTAATAGTATCTTAA
- a CDS encoding recombinase family protein — MLIGYVRVSTDDQNLNLQKDALIKYGVDERNIFSDKTSGSKDKRVGLDKAIEFLKNGDTLVVWKLDRLGRSLAHLIDVITNLKNRNVSFVSITEGMDTTTASGELFFHIFGALAQFERSLIQERVKAGLESAKLRGIRGG, encoded by the coding sequence ATGTTAATAGGTTATGTTAGAGTTTCAACTGATGATCAAAATCTTAATTTACAAAAAGATGCGTTAATTAAATATGGTGTTGATGAAAGAAATATATTTTCAGATAAAACATCAGGTTCAAAAGATAAAAGAGTAGGACTTGATAAAGCAATAGAGTTTTTAAAAAATGGTGATACTTTAGTCGTTTGGAAACTAGATAGATTAGGAAGAAGTCTAGCTCATTTAATTGATGTTATTACTAATCTAAAAAATAGAAATGTTTCTTTTGTATCTATTACTGAAGGTATGGATACAACAACAGCATCTGGTGAATTGTTCTTTCATATTTTTGGAGCATTAGCTCAATTTGAAAGAAGTTTGATTCAAGAAAGAGTAAAAGCTGGACTTGAATCTGCAAAACTAAGAGGTATTAGAGGTGGATGA
- a CDS encoding CNNM domain-containing protein yields MTLLLTYLSIALFVSFMCSVLEAVLLSSTSSYIETLSKDGGHTRTSKMLKDLKSNIDKPISSILILNTFAHTMGAAGVGAQAQLLFGNEWQTLIAFVLTLVILYASEIIPKTIGAIYWKELLAPAAYIISFMIKITYPLVWFSGLITSYISKGKKDEINFSREEIMAVVSMGEKEGSIHSKESVLIENLFKLKNIKTKEIMTPRSVVFALNADTTVEEAIEDDKMYIHSRIPIYSESIDDIIGIVFNQTILEESVEERDQTILRDITVPVHKISENVPVSVLIDLFVKRKTHLFIVHDNYGQTSGVVTLEDAIETLLGVEIVDEMDEVENMQAFAKDKSKQFQDKLLVEKKRIQKLDLSKQN; encoded by the coding sequence ATGACCCTTTTACTCACTTATCTATCTATAGCCTTGTTTGTTTCTTTTATGTGTTCTGTTCTTGAAGCTGTTTTATTGTCTAGTACTTCTTCTTATATTGAAACTTTGTCAAAAGATGGTGGTCATACTAGAACCTCTAAAATGTTGAAAGATTTAAAGTCAAATATTGATAAACCAATATCTTCTATCTTAATACTTAATACTTTTGCTCATACAATGGGAGCAGCTGGTGTTGGAGCGCAAGCACAACTTTTATTTGGTAATGAATGGCAGACATTGATTGCATTTGTTTTAACTTTAGTTATCTTATATGCTTCAGAGATTATTCCAAAAACAATAGGTGCTATTTATTGGAAAGAACTTTTAGCTCCAGCTGCTTATATCATATCTTTTATGATTAAAATTACTTATCCTTTAGTTTGGTTCTCAGGACTAATAACAAGTTATATCTCAAAAGGTAAAAAAGATGAAATTAATTTTTCAAGAGAAGAGATTATGGCTGTTGTTTCTATGGGAGAAAAAGAGGGTTCTATTCACTCAAAAGAGAGTGTTTTAATAGAAAACCTTTTCAAACTAAAAAACATAAAAACAAAAGAGATTATGACACCAAGAAGTGTTGTGTTTGCTTTAAATGCAGATACTACAGTAGAAGAAGCTATTGAAGACGATAAGATGTATATTCATTCAAGAATACCAATTTATAGTGAATCAATAGATGATATTATAGGAATAGTATTTAATCAAACTATTTTAGAAGAGAGTGTTGAAGAGAGAGACCAAACAATCTTAAGAGATATTACGGTTCCTGTTCATAAGATTTCAGAAAATGTTCCAGTTTCTGTATTAATAGATTTATTTGTAAAGAGAAAAACTCACTTATTTATAGTTCATGATAACTATGGTCAAACAAGTGGAGTTGTAACTTTAGAAGATGCTATTGAGACACTTTTAGGTGTTGAAATAGTTGATGAAATGGATGAAGTTGAAAATATGCAAGCTTTTGCAAAAGATAAAAGTAAACAATTCCAAGATAAATTATTAGTAGAAAAGAAAAGAATACAAAAGTTAGATTTATCTAAACAAAACTAG
- a CDS encoding AI-2E family transporter — protein sequence MDAINLKNYFFYFASFVVIIAGMKMASQVVVILFLAIFISSIFSSVLNLLQRKHFPKIVSYFLLLLIVIALGFMFAYVINISLKDFLGNLPSYEVKLRNLVLNTIHFAQGYGLEIDKAKIMETLNFGSFFGVTTNIIGSISAFLSKFLLVIIGVAFILAESKSFQTKLRVIFRNNAKKLEHFNLFSFNIQKYFVVKTFTSFLTGFIVTIMLTFFNVDYPILWGVIAMLFNFVPVVGSIIASIPAILLALMNLDIFSAIWVIVLYMIINISISNILEPKLMGRELGLSPLVIFFSLIFWGYILGIVGMFLAVPITMTLKIAFDSNTSTHWLGILMSDLSSKKLKKTEV from the coding sequence ATGGATGCAATCAATTTAAAAAACTATTTTTTTTATTTTGCAAGTTTTGTTGTTATAATAGCGGGTATGAAAATGGCAAGTCAAGTAGTTGTTATACTATTTTTGGCAATATTTATCTCCTCTATTTTTTCATCGGTTTTAAATCTATTACAAAGGAAACATTTCCCTAAAATAGTCTCTTATTTTCTTTTATTACTTATCGTTATAGCTCTTGGTTTTATGTTTGCTTATGTAATAAACATCTCTTTAAAAGATTTTTTAGGAAATCTTCCTAGTTACGAAGTTAAATTAAGAAATTTAGTTTTAAATACCATTCATTTTGCACAAGGTTATGGCTTAGAAATTGATAAAGCAAAGATTATGGAAACATTAAATTTTGGCTCATTCTTTGGAGTAACTACAAATATAATTGGAAGTATTAGTGCATTTTTATCAAAGTTCTTACTTGTTATTATTGGGGTTGCATTTATCCTTGCTGAATCAAAATCTTTCCAAACAAAATTAAGAGTAATTTTTAGAAATAATGCAAAAAAACTAGAACATTTCAATCTTTTTTCATTTAATATTCAAAAATATTTTGTGGTTAAAACTTTCACAAGTTTTTTAACTGGATTTATAGTGACAATTATGTTGACTTTTTTCAATGTTGACTATCCTATTTTATGGGGTGTTATTGCAATGCTGTTTAATTTTGTACCAGTTGTTGGGTCAATTATTGCTTCAATCCCTGCTATACTTTTAGCATTAATGAACCTTGATATTTTTTCTGCTATTTGGGTTATTGTTTTATATATGATTATAAATATTTCAATAAGTAATATTTTAGAACCAAAATTAATGGGAAGAGAACTAGGATTATCTCCTTTGGTAATATTTTTCTCTTTAATATTTTGGGGTTATATTTTGGGAATTGTAGGAATGTTTTTAGCTGTTCCAATTACTATGACTTTAAAAATAGCATTTGATTCAAATACAAGTACACATTGGCTTGGTATTTTAATGTCTGATTTATCAAGTAAAAAACTTAAAAAAACAGAGGTTTAA
- the tatA gene encoding twin-arginine translocase TatA/TatE family subunit codes for MFSMPSGMELILIVVLILLLFGGKKIPELAKGIGSGIKNFKNALKEEDEEVSIAKSEKDKNNTNSEVKVSNEKVS; via the coding sequence ATGTTTAGTATGCCAAGTGGTATGGAATTAATATTAATTGTTGTATTGATACTTTTACTTTTTGGAGGTAAAAAAATACCTGAACTTGCAAAAGGTATAGGAAGTGGTATTAAAAACTTCAAAAATGCATTAAAAGAAGAAGATGAAGAAGTTAGTATTGCCAAATCTGAAAAAGATAAAAACAATACAAATAGTGAAGTTAAAGTATCAAACGAAAAAGTTAGCTAA
- a CDS encoding ion transporter translates to MYLKIKNFVESGFFIKFIIYLIVLNGITMGLETSKTFMQSFGVYTTIFNQIIIAIFTIEIILRIYVHRISFFKDPWSLFDFFVVAISLVPTSSGFEILRVLRVLRLFRLVTAVPQMRKIVSALISVIPGMLSVIALMTLFFYIFAIMATQLFGEKFPEWFGTLGESFYTLFQIMTLESWSMGIVRPVMDVYPYAWVFFVPFIFVVTFVMINLVVAIIVDAMAILNKSEEEHIIQEVHSHEESINNEIIKLREEIVELKNLIKISLKN, encoded by the coding sequence ATGTATTTAAAAATAAAGAATTTTGTAGAGAGTGGTTTTTTTATAAAGTTTATAATCTATTTAATTGTATTAAACGGTATTACAATGGGATTAGAGACTTCTAAAACTTTTATGCAAAGTTTTGGAGTTTATACAACAATATTTAATCAAATTATTATTGCTATTTTTACTATCGAAATTATTTTAAGAATTTATGTTCATAGAATCTCTTTTTTCAAAGACCCATGGAGTTTATTTGATTTTTTCGTTGTAGCAATCTCTTTAGTTCCTACAAGTTCAGGATTTGAAATATTAAGGGTTTTAAGAGTTCTTAGATTATTTAGGTTAGTTACGGCTGTTCCTCAAATGAGAAAAATAGTTTCAGCACTTATTAGTGTTATTCCAGGTATGTTATCTGTAATTGCATTAATGACACTGTTTTTTTATATTTTTGCAATTATGGCAACACAACTTTTTGGTGAAAAATTTCCTGAATGGTTTGGAACATTAGGTGAATCTTTTTATACATTATTCCAAATAATGACTTTAGAATCTTGGTCAATGGGAATTGTAAGACCTGTAATGGATGTTTATCCATACGCTTGGGTTTTCTTTGTACCTTTTATATTTGTAGTAACTTTTGTAATGATAAATTTAGTAGTTGCTATTATAGTTGATGCAATGGCTATTTTAAATAAATCAGAAGAAGAACATATAATACAAGAGGTTCATTCTCATGAAGAGAGTATAAATAATGAGATAATAAAATTAAGAGAAGAGATTGTAGAACTTAAAAATTTAATAAAGATTAGTTTAAAAAACTAA
- a CDS encoding undecaprenyl-diphosphate phosphatase, whose product MTVFDSIILGIIEGFTEFLPISSTGHLIVASEFLGLEQTNLNKAFEVIIQFAAILAVILTYPSKFTFKHFDLWTKVFIAFLPIAALGFVFSEQVKAMFNIEIVAWMFIVGGIIFLIVEKFYKEGETHTLDVEDVTYKQAIWIGIAQIFALIPGTSRAGASIIGAMLVGLNRKTSAEFSFLLAFPVMCATTAYDLLKHHDELFVASNLINLAVGFIVSFIVAFLTIKLFLKFLESFTFVAFGVYRILFGILLLIIL is encoded by the coding sequence ATGACCGTTTTCGACTCAATAATATTAGGAATAATAGAAGGATTTACAGAGTTCTTACCAATATCTTCAACAGGACATCTTATAGTTGCAAGTGAATTTTTAGGACTTGAACAAACAAATTTAAATAAAGCATTCGAAGTTATTATTCAATTTGCTGCAATTTTAGCAGTAATTTTAACTTATCCTTCAAAATTTACATTTAAACATTTTGATTTATGGACAAAAGTATTTATTGCCTTTTTACCAATTGCAGCACTTGGGTTTGTATTTTCAGAACAAGTAAAAGCAATGTTTAACATAGAAATTGTAGCTTGGATGTTTATTGTAGGTGGAATCATATTTTTAATAGTAGAAAAGTTTTACAAAGAAGGTGAGACACACACTTTAGATGTAGAAGATGTTACTTACAAACAAGCTATTTGGATAGGAATTGCTCAAATTTTCGCATTAATTCCAGGAACTAGTAGAGCAGGAGCTAGTATTATTGGAGCAATGTTAGTTGGACTTAATAGAAAAACAAGTGCTGAATTTTCATTTTTATTAGCATTTCCAGTTATGTGTGCAACAACCGCTTATGATTTATTAAAACATCATGATGAATTGTTTGTTGCATCTAATCTTATAAATTTAGCTGTTGGATTTATAGTTTCTTTTATAGTTGCTTTTTTAACAATAAAATTATTTTTAAAATTTTTAGAGAGTTTTACATTTGTTGCTTTTGGGGTATATAGAATATTATTTGGTATTTTATTACTTATTATTTTATAA
- a CDS encoding helix-turn-helix transcriptional regulator, whose product MTKEEFNIRLKELGITQRDFSSIADIPYSTINNWGFKVNEKVIPVPRWVAPFLDYFEKSRKYDYLLKEILKAAQNLEKK is encoded by the coding sequence ATGACAAAAGAAGAGTTTAATATAAGATTAAAAGAGTTAGGAATAACACAAAGGGATTTTTCAAGTATTGCAGATATACCATATTCAACAATTAACAATTGGGGATTTAAAGTAAATGAAAAAGTAATACCTGTTCCAAGATGGGTAGCACCATTTTTAGACTATTTTGAGAAATCAAGAAAATATGATTATTTATTAAAAGAGATTTTAAAAGCTGCACAAAATTTGGAGAAAAAGTAA